In Planctomycetota bacterium, the sequence GTTCTCCGGAAGGACGTACGTGCCTTCGAACTCGAACGGGTTCTGCGTCGCGATCACCATGAACGGCGGCGGGAGCAGTCGCGTCTCGTTCTCGACGCTCACCTGCTGCTCGGCCATCGCCTCGAGCAGGGCCGACTGCGTTCGCGGCGTGGTGCGGTTGACCTCGTCTGCGACGACGATATTGGCGAAGATCGGCCCCGGCTTGAAGTCGAAGTCGCCAGTCTGGGCGTTGTAGATGCTGACGCCCAGCAGGTCGGCCGGGAGCAGGTCGGGCGTGAGCTGGACGCGGCTGAACTTGCCGTCGATGCACGTGGCCAGCGCTTTGGCGAGCGTCGTCTTGCCGACGCCGGGGACGTCTTCGACAAGTGCGTGGCCGCGCGCGAGCAGGGCGACGACGAGCAGACTGACCGTCTCACGCTGCCCGAGGAAGACGCTCTGGATCGCGTCGGCCAGCTTCCGCGCATGGCCGGCAGCATCGCTGACGCGCATCGACGCGGGCGTCTGGGCCGGAGTGAGGCGGGACTCTGCGAGGGCGGCATCCATGCGGGGCGTCGACGGGCGACGGGCCGACAGCTTACTCGAACTTCAGGACACCCTTGCCCACGTCGTAGGCGTAGCCCACGACGATGAGCAGCGTGAAGACGAGCATGCCGCCGAGCATCAGCGTGCCCAACCCGTTGTTGAGCGAGTTGTCCGCCACGGCCGCGGCAAACGAGCTGGCCCACGGGTAGAGGATGACGATTTCGACGTCGAACGCGACGAAGAGGATCGCGACGAGGTAGAAGCGGACGTTGAAGCGTCGGCGGGTGCTGCCGACGGGGGCCATGCCGCTCTCGTACGTCGTCTCCTTGCCCGGCCCGGTTCGGCTGGGCCCGACGATGAGGCTGACGATCAGGTTCGTCACGGCGAAACCGATCGCGATCACCAGCAGCAACGCGACGGGCAGCCACCCGGCCCGCGGATCGCCTCCGCCGACGGCCAGTGGGGCAACAAGGCTCGAAATCGTCACGTCGGGCAACGCCATTGCTGGGCGAGGGTAGCACGACGGATCGTCGCGACAACGCCTGCCGGGCGTCGACGTCCGCCCTTTGCATTTGCAACCTGCCGCTGCTCCGCGATGATGGCCGCTGCGACACGCTGCTCCTGGATTTGCCTAGCCGACGCCTGATGGAAGCTATCAACAACTTCGTCAACGATCTGAACGGAATCCTGTTCAGCCAGTACGTCATCACGACGCTGCTGATCACAGGTTTGATCTTCACCGTTTTAACGCTCTTTGGTCAGTGGCGGGCCGTGACGCATGGCATCGACGTCGTACGTGGCAAGTACGACGAGAAGGACGATCCCGGCGCCATCAGCCACTTCCAGGCACTGGCGACGGCGCTTTCGGCAACTGTCGGCCTCGGCAACATCGCCGGTGTGGCGATCGCCGTCAGCCTCGGCGGGCCGGGGGCCGTCTTCTGGATGTGGATCATCGGCATCTTGGGCATGGCCTTGAAGATGACCGAGGTCACGCAATCGATGCTGTACCGCAACACCGAAGACCCGAAGAACCCACACGGCGGGCCGATGTTCGTTGCTAAGTACGGCTTCGAAAGGCTCGGCCTGCCCAAGGTCGGTGCCTTCATCGGCGGATTGTTCGTCGTCACGCTGCTGATCTCAGCCGCCACCGGCGGCAACATGTTCCAAGTCTGGAACGCGGCCGACACGACCTTCACCAACTTCAACTTCCCCAAGCTCTACACCGGCGCCATTCTCGCGAGCATCACGTTCCTCGTCATCATCGGCGGCATTCGGTGGATCGGGCGGGTGGCGAGCATCATCGTCCCGTTCATGTGCGTGGTCTATCTGCTCGCCGCCTTGTGGGTGCTGGGAAACAACATCACCGCTATCCCCGGCATGCTCTGGGACATTGTCGTCGCAGGCATCGGCTACGACCAGACGGCTGGCGTCGGCGGGGCCTTCGTGGGTGGAACTGTCGGCTTCGCCATCATTCAGGGCATGAAGCGGGCCCTCTTCAGCAGTGAAGCGGGGCAAGGTAGTGCGCCCATCGCTCACGCAGCCGTCAAGACGGACGAGCCTGTTCGCGAAGGTGTCGTGGCTGGTTTGGAGCCGCTGATCGACACCGTCATCGTCTGCACGATCACGGCGCTGGTGCTTCTGTCCACAGGTGCCTTTAACCGTGAGGCCGAGGCCACTTTCGCCGCTAACACCGATCTGCGGATCATCCAGGCGACCGGAGACGACGGCGAGCCGCTCGAAGATACCTGGACGCTGGCCGACACGATGTCGCTCCCGTCGAAGACGGAGTTCTACCGAACCCTCGAGACGACGGACCCGTTCCGCGACAT encodes:
- a CDS encoding MoxR family ATPase; its protein translation is MDAALAESRLTPAQTPASMRVSDAAGHARKLADAIQSVFLGQRETVSLLVVALLARGHALVEDVPGVGKTTLAKALATCIDGKFSRVQLTPDLLPADLLGVSIYNAQTGDFDFKPGPIFANIVVADEVNRTTPRTQSALLEAMAEQQVSVENETRLLPPPFMVIATQNPFEFEGTYVLPENQLDRFLVKVAVGYPDREIERRILLERPGEAALAELTPVLDTQQVVGMQAAVEQVRIDQSVMDYLLDLIGRTRQDERFHLGVSPRGSLALLGASRASALVDGRDYVIPDDVKSMFLPTAGHRVITRTYLSNGDAEAGRHVLQEILDSTSVPG
- a CDS encoding amino acid carrier protein, which produces MLGEGSTTDRRDNACRASTSALCICNLPLLRDDGRCDTLLLDLPSRRLMEAINNFVNDLNGILFSQYVITTLLITGLIFTVLTLFGQWRAVTHGIDVVRGKYDEKDDPGAISHFQALATALSATVGLGNIAGVAIAVSLGGPGAVFWMWIIGILGMALKMTEVTQSMLYRNTEDPKNPHGGPMFVAKYGFERLGLPKVGAFIGGLFVVTLLISAATGGNMFQVWNAADTTFTNFNFPKLYTGAILASITFLVIIGGIRWIGRVASIIVPFMCVVYLLAALWVLGNNITAIPGMLWDIVVAGIGYDQTAGVGGAFVGGTVGFAIIQGMKRALFSSEAGQGSAPIAHAAVKTDEPVREGVVAGLEPLIDTVIVCTITALVLLSTGAFNREAEATFAANTDLRIIQATGDDGEPLEDTWTLADTMSLPSKTEFYRTLETTDPFRDIDADAVPEYKPGEPVFVRVEASKDADSGSRLRKLFGEIKVKESAAEATTQPSTSDVYIDWGTITSERVPVLAKNESGEEDRGLYVEYIGSTLTSHAFDRTTPGLGKYLITLAVWLFAISTIISWSYYGEQGVVFLTSGLSEGGQKAALLIYKALYCGLIMVTVLPIPGWLSTADQLDMWTTLGLGVMLVVNVPLMWLFGMKAMAAYHDYIGRFTAGPMHDEIGHEAESTDPGPVDVR
- a CDS encoding NADH-quinone oxidoreductase subunit A, with the translated sequence MALPDVTISSLVAPLAVGGGDPRAGWLPVALLLVIAIGFAVTNLIVSLIVGPSRTGPGKETTYESGMAPVGSTRRRFNVRFYLVAILFVAFDVEIVILYPWASSFAAAVADNSLNNGLGTLMLGGMLVFTLLIVVGYAYDVGKGVLKFE